The Sulfurospirillum halorespirans DSM 13726 genome has a window encoding:
- the xseB gene encoding exodeoxyribonuclease VII small subunit, with translation MAEKEQSFEAKLESAKTILENLSNPELSLEEGMKKYQEGIAILKEATKMLEEAKLTYTKLQEKEALS, from the coding sequence ATGGCAGAAAAAGAGCAAAGTTTTGAAGCAAAGCTTGAGAGTGCAAAAACAATTTTGGAGAACCTTTCCAACCCTGAACTCTCTTTAGAAGAGGGGATGAAAAAGTACCAAGAGGGCATAGCCATTCTTAAAGAGGCGACTAAGATGCTGGAAGAGGCAAAGTTGACCTACACCAAATTGCAAGAAAAAGAGGCGTTGTCATGA
- a CDS encoding carbon-nitrogen hydrolase family protein, translating into MKIAALQLSTLPMSEAKLDYYFRICKQKEVEVVLISEYALNSFFKELEGMPLSMIKEQSNHKIEVLKKLCADYDLHVIAPIVNIKGDFCYKSNAHFSPKSVHFFDQQFLINYKHWNEEKFFANAVSKYTLPIFLLGGIRFGIVSGYELHFDTVWMEVMKKNVDVVLTPTSSTFDSVHRWEELLKMRAMLNNVYILRANRVGSYKDEETWQFYGKSSLISPFGEVELTLGDKEEMLVATLEKESLVEARKLWGWKKQVSRRENA; encoded by the coding sequence ATGAAAATAGCGGCACTGCAACTCAGCACGCTCCCAATGAGCGAGGCAAAACTCGACTACTATTTTCGCATCTGTAAGCAAAAAGAGGTTGAAGTTGTTTTAATCAGCGAATACGCACTCAACAGCTTTTTTAAAGAGCTAGAGGGTATGCCACTTTCAATGATCAAAGAGCAGTCGAACCATAAAATCGAGGTTTTAAAAAAACTCTGTGCTGATTATGATTTGCATGTTATCGCGCCGATTGTCAACATCAAAGGGGACTTTTGCTATAAAAGTAACGCTCATTTTTCTCCCAAATCGGTGCATTTTTTCGATCAGCAATTTTTGATCAACTATAAACACTGGAATGAAGAGAAGTTTTTTGCCAATGCGGTCTCTAAATACACCTTACCGATCTTTTTACTGGGCGGCATTCGCTTTGGAATCGTGAGTGGCTATGAGCTCCATTTTGACACTGTTTGGATGGAAGTGATGAAGAAAAATGTGGATGTCGTACTCACACCGACCTCTTCGACGTTTGACTCCGTTCACCGTTGGGAAGAGCTTTTGAAGATGCGCGCCATGCTGAATAACGTTTATATCTTGCGCGCGAACCGTGTGGGGAGTTATAAAGACGAAGAGACATGGCAGTTTTATGGCAAAAGTAGCCTGATTTCACCGTTTGGCGAGGTTGAACTCACCTTGGGCGATAAAGAAGAGATGCTGGTTGCGACCCTCGAAAAAGAGAGCCTTGTCGAAGCGCGCAAACTGTGGGGATGGAAAAAACAGGTCAGCAGAAGAGAAAACGCATGA